The genomic interval GAGGATACCGGCTGAAATCAGCGCCCCTACCAGGATAATGGCCAGGTTGTAATTTGGCTTTTTAGCCGCAGGCGGCGGCGTGGGTTTGACCGGCAGGCTGATAATGGCCGGGGCCTGGACGGCCCTGGCCAGCCCCTGCCCCCCGGCGGCCGGGCGTAAAGCGGCCTGGTGGGGTTTTAAATTGGCCCGCGCCCGCTCCAGGTCGGCCTGCATGGGGGCCATGCTTTGATACCGCTTGGCCGGCTCTTTGGCGATGGCCTTGTTCACAATTTTGCGAATAGGGCCGGGCACAGCCGGATTGAGCCGGGCCAGAGGCAGCGGCGTTTCGTAAATTTTATCGTGCAGTTGGCCGTAATCGGTATCGCCGCTAAAGGGCAGCCGGCCGGCCAGTAGTTCATACAATACCACGCCTAAAGCATAAATGTCGGCCCGGTGGTCGGCCTGGTTGGGATTGGTGATTTGCTCCGGGGCCATGTAGGGAATGGTGCCGGTAATATGGGCGGCGGCTTGGGCCGGCTGCAGCCGGCCCAGGGCCTGGGCAATGCCAAAATCGGTTATTTTGACCTCCCCTTTTTCGGTCAATAGAAAATTGCTGGGTTTTACGTCGCAGTGGACCAGGCCGCGCCGGTGGGCGTAACCCAACCCGGCCGCGGCCTGGCCGGTGGCCGACAGCGCCTCGGCCATGGTCAGGCCATAACCCGCGCTCTGGAACTGCCGGGCCAGGCGCGTTTTTAAGTCCTGGCCCGGCAGGTAGGCCATGGCCAGGTAGTAGCGGCTCTTGGCCCGGGCCGCGTCAAACACGGGCACAATGTTTTGATGTTGTAGTTGGGCCATGGCGTTGGCTTCCCGGATAAAACGGCTTACCATCCGCTCG from Anaerolineae bacterium carries:
- a CDS encoding protein kinase, whose protein sequence is MQDSLIGQTLGRYKIEKLIDEGGMARVYLAWRADMKQPVALKVLKTEFSQNERMVSRFIREANAMAQLQHQNIVPVFDAARAKSRYYLAMAYLPGQDLKTRLARQFQSAGYGLTMAEALSATGQAAAGLGYAHRRGLVHCDVKPSNFLLTEKGEVKITDFGIAQALGRLQPAQAAAHITGTIPYMAPEQITNPNQADHRADIYALGVVLYELLAGRLPFSGDTDYGQLHDKIYETPLPLARLNPAVPGPIRKIVNKAIAKEPAKRYQSMAPMQADLERARANLKPHQAALRPAAGGQGLARAVQAPAIISLPVKPTPPPAAKKPNYNLAIILVGALISAGILWFLLKDVIGSPGGNTPGPVAAISPTGTPPTLIVEPDETATSSPTAGPSATSRPTATRPPGRTPTRPATPLPLATATRSGGPNTPTPGPDLADAPELVAPANGETIYTGQPYEFRWRWPGQLPANTSFLVYIWPEGSPAQDMGAYDVQEMQSKIQPLDGGVYQISFDPASAAAVQKDQAEYRWSVAVVQVTPYQQLGPAAESRRIVIGQTE